From the Helicoverpa zea isolate HzStark_Cry1AcR chromosome 28, ilHelZeax1.1, whole genome shotgun sequence genome, one window contains:
- the LOC124643696 gene encoding uncharacterized protein LOC124643696 isoform X3, with protein MLKIYVFLCLIGFVLADSNGPPQTILVNNMVLPIRFNHRSKVSYLWTAKYRYGDGDLVNATCANFQNTDSVTISYFFADNLSDLFNSSEETKSVAAGFITEMHDEHNGSVMTCSCKGQGDHTLVVVMVTFILGNFKYNNQMTVKINGKYLRYYVADNNSFSEIEYKSTRGEFITVVCEKKDPNTVLQILEAKNLSGATQKNSSMTSTILFESSENVGKKFRCGLDSENKGQIVLIEIKFSIGELKISADLHPIDVQLEPKSIALELYYYRKLRVIYYDFEVGQTLNVVCKKLFEKNVPIMKLKLEYPAENIDKLYPQEARNISHSFELNEKNEATKISCQLREMAGNDESKLIREIRVILREKQITTTSTTTTTTSMPEVVSSSSPDLQPITAVDPPLIYKIVAVVVSVVSIIICVTTAVIKMKKKSQVQGGPHNPNYENLQNPRDPTIPAYPPQWDNQYAVPVDRRSENTTYSVPFTEPAYAEAIPKSQRNRNVTDPTYAVLDIKNQPQKNVYKETDDPNYSEVYATRKEQCYAEVLPKVLRDKFKKDNNPYVNVGNESPYANAGEPMYCEPNVSRDNGTYANVNNGRYANSRPNEYVEPTYCEPPKPMARGKKNKR; from the exons atgttaaaaatatatgtttttctgTGTCTTATTGGATTTGTTCTCGCGGATTCAAATG GCCCGCCACAAACGATCCTCGTCAACAACATGGTTTTGCCAATACGTTTTAATCATCGATCTAAAGTAAGCTACCTCTGGACAGCCAAGTATCGCTACGGGGACGGTGACCTCGTCAACGCAACATGCGCCAACTTTCAGAATACGGACAGTGTTACGATAAGCTACTTCTTTGCTGATAACCTCAGTG ATCTTTTCAACAGTTCAGAAGAAACGAAAAGTGTAGCTGCAGGTTTCATTACAGAAATGCATGACGAACACAACGGTTCTGTGATGACATGTTCGTGTAAAGGTCAAGGTGATCATACGCTTGTTGTTGTCATGGTCACGTTCATCTTAGGCAATTTCAAAT ATAATAATCAAATGACAGTCAAAATTAACGGGAAGTATCTAAGATATTATGTAGCTGATAACAATTCTTTTTCTGAAATAGAATATAAATCCACGAGGGGTGAATTCATAACAGTTGTATGTGAAAAAAAAGACCCGAATACAGTATTGCAAATTCTGGAAGCGAAAAATCTTAGCGGAGCCACTCAAAAAA ATTCGTCGATGACGTCGACAATATTATTTGAGAGCAGCGAAAATGTTGGTAAAAAGTTCAGATGCGGCCTAGACTCGGAGAACAAGGGACAAATTGTGTTAATAGAAATTAAGTTTTCTATTGGAGAATTGAAAATAAGTGCAG atctTCACCCTATAGATGTGCAATTAGAACCGAAAAGCATAGCCCTGGAGCTTTATTACTACAGAAAACTTAGGGTTATTTACTACGATTTTGAAGTAGGCCAAACCTTAAATGTTGTCTGCAAGAAGCTTTTCGAGAAAAACGTTCCAATCATGAAATTAAAGTTAGAGTATCCAGCTGAAAATATAG atAAACTGTATCCTCAAGAAGCAAGGAACATTTCACATTCATTCGAATTAAATGAAAAGAATGAAGCTACAAAAATCTCTTGTCAATTGAGAGAAATGGCGGGAAACGATGAATCTAAATTAATCAGAGAAATCCGAGTTATTCTTCGGGAGAAACAAATAACCACTACTTCTACTACGACTACCACCACTTCtatgc CGGAAGTGGTATCCTCATCTTCACCCGACCTTCAGCCAATCACAG cgGTTGATCCACCGCTTATATACAAAATTGTTGCTGTGGTTGTAAGCGTGGTTTCAATCATTATTTGCGTTACCACCGCTGTCATAAAGATGAAGAAGAAAAGTCAGGTTCAG GGAGGCCCCCACAACCCTAACTACGAGAATCTACAAAATCCAAGAGACCCTACCATCCCTGCTTATCCACCACAATGGGATAACCAATACGCAGTGCCAGTAGACCGAAGATCTGAAAACACCACATACAGTGTACCTTTTACTGAACCAGCGTATGCCGAAGCCATACCTAAAAGTCAAAGAAATAGAAACGTAACAGACCCAACGTACGCCGTTTTAGACATCAAAAATCAACCTCAAAAGAATGTTTATAAAGAAACTGATGATCCAAATTATTCTGAAGTCTACGCTACTAGGAAAGAACAATGTTATGCTGAAGTGTTACCTAAAGTGCTTAGAGATAAGTTTAAAAAGGATAATAATCCGTATGTGAATGTCGGGAACGAATCTCCTTATGCAAATGCGGGTGAACCTATGTACTGTGAACCTAATGTGTCACGGGATAATGGTACTTATGCTAATGTTAATAATGGACGTTATGCTAATAGCCGACCTAACGAGTATGTAGAACCAACTTATTGTGAGCCCCCAAAGCCTATGGCGAGAGGAAAGAAGAataaacgttaa
- the LOC124643696 gene encoding uncharacterized protein LOC124643696 isoform X2 yields the protein MLKIYVFLCLIGFVLADSNDEGQIHFTIGHYQSETGHTYLTCEVEKKEYTVHEGEQYKIVVNYWNHFKNKPYFVNDVTCENKNKPGIVLAKKVNKSISTFTAQTWMRDNWNCTVFTHKNIEQFLPRVKHPIYTNDTFAGAYCSMKINVARRESPPQTILVNNMVLPIRFNHRSKVSYLWTAKYRYGDGDLVNATCANFQNTDSVTISYFFADNLSDLFNSSEETKSVAAGFITEMHDEHNGSVMTCSCKGQGDHTLVVVMVTFILGNFKYNNQMTVKINGKYLRYYVADNNSFSEIEYKSTRGEFITVVCEKKDPNTVLQILEAKNLSGATQKNSSMTSTILFESSENVGKKFRCGLDSENKGQIVLIEIKFSIGELKISADLHPIDVQLEPKSIALELYYYRKLRVIYYDFEVGQTLNVVCKKLFEKNVPIMKLKLEYPAENIDKLYPQEARNISHSFELNEKNEATKISCQLREMAGNDESKLIREIRVILREKQITTTSTTTTTTSMPVDPPLIYKIVAVVVSVVSIIICVTTAVIKMKKKSQVQGGPHNPNYENLQNPRDPTIPAYPPQWDNQYAVPVDRRSENTTYSVPFTEPAYAEAIPKSQRNRNVTDPTYAVLDIKNQPQKNVYKETDDPNYSEVYATRKEQCYAEVLPKVLRDKFKKDNNPYVNVGNESPYANAGEPMYCEPNVSRDNGTYANVNNGRYANSRPNEYVEPTYCEPPKPMARGKKNKR from the exons atgttaaaaatatatgtttttctgTGTCTTATTGGATTTGTTCTCGCGGATTCAAATG ACGAGGGGCAAATACATTTTACGATCGGTCATTATCAGTCGGAAACTGGTCATACTTACCTCACTTGTGAGGTAGAAAAAAAGGAATATACTGTCCACGAAGGGGAACAATACAAAATTGTTGTAAACTATTggaatcattttaaaaataaaccatattTTGTCAACGATGTTAC atgtgaaaacaaaaataaaccaggAATAGTTTTGGCTAAAAAAGTCAATAAGTCAATATCAACT TTTACAGCTCAAACATGGATGCGTGATAATTGGAACTGCACAGTATTCACCCATAAAAATATCGAACAATTTTTACCTCGTGTAAAGCATCCAATATACACTAATGATACATTTGCTGGGGCCTATTGTTCTATGAAAATCAACGTCGCACGTCGTGAAA GCCCGCCACAAACGATCCTCGTCAACAACATGGTTTTGCCAATACGTTTTAATCATCGATCTAAAGTAAGCTACCTCTGGACAGCCAAGTATCGCTACGGGGACGGTGACCTCGTCAACGCAACATGCGCCAACTTTCAGAATACGGACAGTGTTACGATAAGCTACTTCTTTGCTGATAACCTCAGTG ATCTTTTCAACAGTTCAGAAGAAACGAAAAGTGTAGCTGCAGGTTTCATTACAGAAATGCATGACGAACACAACGGTTCTGTGATGACATGTTCGTGTAAAGGTCAAGGTGATCATACGCTTGTTGTTGTCATGGTCACGTTCATCTTAGGCAATTTCAAAT ATAATAATCAAATGACAGTCAAAATTAACGGGAAGTATCTAAGATATTATGTAGCTGATAACAATTCTTTTTCTGAAATAGAATATAAATCCACGAGGGGTGAATTCATAACAGTTGTATGTGAAAAAAAAGACCCGAATACAGTATTGCAAATTCTGGAAGCGAAAAATCTTAGCGGAGCCACTCAAAAAA ATTCGTCGATGACGTCGACAATATTATTTGAGAGCAGCGAAAATGTTGGTAAAAAGTTCAGATGCGGCCTAGACTCGGAGAACAAGGGACAAATTGTGTTAATAGAAATTAAGTTTTCTATTGGAGAATTGAAAATAAGTGCAG atctTCACCCTATAGATGTGCAATTAGAACCGAAAAGCATAGCCCTGGAGCTTTATTACTACAGAAAACTTAGGGTTATTTACTACGATTTTGAAGTAGGCCAAACCTTAAATGTTGTCTGCAAGAAGCTTTTCGAGAAAAACGTTCCAATCATGAAATTAAAGTTAGAGTATCCAGCTGAAAATATAG atAAACTGTATCCTCAAGAAGCAAGGAACATTTCACATTCATTCGAATTAAATGAAAAGAATGAAGCTACAAAAATCTCTTGTCAATTGAGAGAAATGGCGGGAAACGATGAATCTAAATTAATCAGAGAAATCCGAGTTATTCTTCGGGAGAAACAAATAACCACTACTTCTACTACGACTACCACCACTTCtatgc cgGTTGATCCACCGCTTATATACAAAATTGTTGCTGTGGTTGTAAGCGTGGTTTCAATCATTATTTGCGTTACCACCGCTGTCATAAAGATGAAGAAGAAAAGTCAGGTTCAG GGAGGCCCCCACAACCCTAACTACGAGAATCTACAAAATCCAAGAGACCCTACCATCCCTGCTTATCCACCACAATGGGATAACCAATACGCAGTGCCAGTAGACCGAAGATCTGAAAACACCACATACAGTGTACCTTTTACTGAACCAGCGTATGCCGAAGCCATACCTAAAAGTCAAAGAAATAGAAACGTAACAGACCCAACGTACGCCGTTTTAGACATCAAAAATCAACCTCAAAAGAATGTTTATAAAGAAACTGATGATCCAAATTATTCTGAAGTCTACGCTACTAGGAAAGAACAATGTTATGCTGAAGTGTTACCTAAAGTGCTTAGAGATAAGTTTAAAAAGGATAATAATCCGTATGTGAATGTCGGGAACGAATCTCCTTATGCAAATGCGGGTGAACCTATGTACTGTGAACCTAATGTGTCACGGGATAATGGTACTTATGCTAATGTTAATAATGGACGTTATGCTAATAGCCGACCTAACGAGTATGTAGAACCAACTTATTGTGAGCCCCCAAAGCCTATGGCGAGAGGAAAGAAGAataaacgttaa
- the LOC124643696 gene encoding uncharacterized protein LOC124643696 isoform X4 codes for MVLPIRFNHRSKVSYLWTAKYRYGDGDLVNATCANFQNTDSVTISYFFADNLSDLFNSSEETKSVAAGFITEMHDEHNGSVMTCSCKGQGDHTLVVVMVTFILGNFKYNNQMTVKINGKYLRYYVADNNSFSEIEYKSTRGEFITVVCEKKDPNTVLQILEAKNLSGATQKNSSMTSTILFESSENVGKKFRCGLDSENKGQIVLIEIKFSIGELKISADLHPIDVQLEPKSIALELYYYRKLRVIYYDFEVGQTLNVVCKKLFEKNVPIMKLKLEYPAENIDKLYPQEARNISHSFELNEKNEATKISCQLREMAGNDESKLIREIRVILREKQITTTSTTTTTTSMPEVVSSSSPDLQPITAVDPPLIYKIVAVVVSVVSIIICVTTAVIKMKKKSQVQGGPHNPNYENLQNPRDPTIPAYPPQWDNQYAVPVDRRSENTTYSVPFTEPAYAEAIPKSQRNRNVTDPTYAVLDIKNQPQKNVYKETDDPNYSEVYATRKEQCYAEVLPKVLRDKFKKDNNPYVNVGNESPYANAGEPMYCEPNVSRDNGTYANVNNGRYANSRPNEYVEPTYCEPPKPMARGKKNKR; via the exons ATGGTTTTGCCAATACGTTTTAATCATCGATCTAAAGTAAGCTACCTCTGGACAGCCAAGTATCGCTACGGGGACGGTGACCTCGTCAACGCAACATGCGCCAACTTTCAGAATACGGACAGTGTTACGATAAGCTACTTCTTTGCTGATAACCTCAGTG ATCTTTTCAACAGTTCAGAAGAAACGAAAAGTGTAGCTGCAGGTTTCATTACAGAAATGCATGACGAACACAACGGTTCTGTGATGACATGTTCGTGTAAAGGTCAAGGTGATCATACGCTTGTTGTTGTCATGGTCACGTTCATCTTAGGCAATTTCAAAT ATAATAATCAAATGACAGTCAAAATTAACGGGAAGTATCTAAGATATTATGTAGCTGATAACAATTCTTTTTCTGAAATAGAATATAAATCCACGAGGGGTGAATTCATAACAGTTGTATGTGAAAAAAAAGACCCGAATACAGTATTGCAAATTCTGGAAGCGAAAAATCTTAGCGGAGCCACTCAAAAAA ATTCGTCGATGACGTCGACAATATTATTTGAGAGCAGCGAAAATGTTGGTAAAAAGTTCAGATGCGGCCTAGACTCGGAGAACAAGGGACAAATTGTGTTAATAGAAATTAAGTTTTCTATTGGAGAATTGAAAATAAGTGCAG atctTCACCCTATAGATGTGCAATTAGAACCGAAAAGCATAGCCCTGGAGCTTTATTACTACAGAAAACTTAGGGTTATTTACTACGATTTTGAAGTAGGCCAAACCTTAAATGTTGTCTGCAAGAAGCTTTTCGAGAAAAACGTTCCAATCATGAAATTAAAGTTAGAGTATCCAGCTGAAAATATAG atAAACTGTATCCTCAAGAAGCAAGGAACATTTCACATTCATTCGAATTAAATGAAAAGAATGAAGCTACAAAAATCTCTTGTCAATTGAGAGAAATGGCGGGAAACGATGAATCTAAATTAATCAGAGAAATCCGAGTTATTCTTCGGGAGAAACAAATAACCACTACTTCTACTACGACTACCACCACTTCtatgc CGGAAGTGGTATCCTCATCTTCACCCGACCTTCAGCCAATCACAG cgGTTGATCCACCGCTTATATACAAAATTGTTGCTGTGGTTGTAAGCGTGGTTTCAATCATTATTTGCGTTACCACCGCTGTCATAAAGATGAAGAAGAAAAGTCAGGTTCAG GGAGGCCCCCACAACCCTAACTACGAGAATCTACAAAATCCAAGAGACCCTACCATCCCTGCTTATCCACCACAATGGGATAACCAATACGCAGTGCCAGTAGACCGAAGATCTGAAAACACCACATACAGTGTACCTTTTACTGAACCAGCGTATGCCGAAGCCATACCTAAAAGTCAAAGAAATAGAAACGTAACAGACCCAACGTACGCCGTTTTAGACATCAAAAATCAACCTCAAAAGAATGTTTATAAAGAAACTGATGATCCAAATTATTCTGAAGTCTACGCTACTAGGAAAGAACAATGTTATGCTGAAGTGTTACCTAAAGTGCTTAGAGATAAGTTTAAAAAGGATAATAATCCGTATGTGAATGTCGGGAACGAATCTCCTTATGCAAATGCGGGTGAACCTATGTACTGTGAACCTAATGTGTCACGGGATAATGGTACTTATGCTAATGTTAATAATGGACGTTATGCTAATAGCCGACCTAACGAGTATGTAGAACCAACTTATTGTGAGCCCCCAAAGCCTATGGCGAGAGGAAAGAAGAataaacgttaa
- the LOC124643696 gene encoding uncharacterized protein LOC124643696 isoform X1 translates to MLKIYVFLCLIGFVLADSNDEGQIHFTIGHYQSETGHTYLTCEVEKKEYTVHEGEQYKIVVNYWNHFKNKPYFVNDVTCENKNKPGIVLAKKVNKSISTFTAQTWMRDNWNCTVFTHKNIEQFLPRVKHPIYTNDTFAGAYCSMKINVARRESPPQTILVNNMVLPIRFNHRSKVSYLWTAKYRYGDGDLVNATCANFQNTDSVTISYFFADNLSDLFNSSEETKSVAAGFITEMHDEHNGSVMTCSCKGQGDHTLVVVMVTFILGNFKYNNQMTVKINGKYLRYYVADNNSFSEIEYKSTRGEFITVVCEKKDPNTVLQILEAKNLSGATQKNSSMTSTILFESSENVGKKFRCGLDSENKGQIVLIEIKFSIGELKISADLHPIDVQLEPKSIALELYYYRKLRVIYYDFEVGQTLNVVCKKLFEKNVPIMKLKLEYPAENIDKLYPQEARNISHSFELNEKNEATKISCQLREMAGNDESKLIREIRVILREKQITTTSTTTTTTSMPEVVSSSSPDLQPITAVDPPLIYKIVAVVVSVVSIIICVTTAVIKMKKKSQVQGGPHNPNYENLQNPRDPTIPAYPPQWDNQYAVPVDRRSENTTYSVPFTEPAYAEAIPKSQRNRNVTDPTYAVLDIKNQPQKNVYKETDDPNYSEVYATRKEQCYAEVLPKVLRDKFKKDNNPYVNVGNESPYANAGEPMYCEPNVSRDNGTYANVNNGRYANSRPNEYVEPTYCEPPKPMARGKKNKR, encoded by the exons atgttaaaaatatatgtttttctgTGTCTTATTGGATTTGTTCTCGCGGATTCAAATG ACGAGGGGCAAATACATTTTACGATCGGTCATTATCAGTCGGAAACTGGTCATACTTACCTCACTTGTGAGGTAGAAAAAAAGGAATATACTGTCCACGAAGGGGAACAATACAAAATTGTTGTAAACTATTggaatcattttaaaaataaaccatattTTGTCAACGATGTTAC atgtgaaaacaaaaataaaccaggAATAGTTTTGGCTAAAAAAGTCAATAAGTCAATATCAACT TTTACAGCTCAAACATGGATGCGTGATAATTGGAACTGCACAGTATTCACCCATAAAAATATCGAACAATTTTTACCTCGTGTAAAGCATCCAATATACACTAATGATACATTTGCTGGGGCCTATTGTTCTATGAAAATCAACGTCGCACGTCGTGAAA GCCCGCCACAAACGATCCTCGTCAACAACATGGTTTTGCCAATACGTTTTAATCATCGATCTAAAGTAAGCTACCTCTGGACAGCCAAGTATCGCTACGGGGACGGTGACCTCGTCAACGCAACATGCGCCAACTTTCAGAATACGGACAGTGTTACGATAAGCTACTTCTTTGCTGATAACCTCAGTG ATCTTTTCAACAGTTCAGAAGAAACGAAAAGTGTAGCTGCAGGTTTCATTACAGAAATGCATGACGAACACAACGGTTCTGTGATGACATGTTCGTGTAAAGGTCAAGGTGATCATACGCTTGTTGTTGTCATGGTCACGTTCATCTTAGGCAATTTCAAAT ATAATAATCAAATGACAGTCAAAATTAACGGGAAGTATCTAAGATATTATGTAGCTGATAACAATTCTTTTTCTGAAATAGAATATAAATCCACGAGGGGTGAATTCATAACAGTTGTATGTGAAAAAAAAGACCCGAATACAGTATTGCAAATTCTGGAAGCGAAAAATCTTAGCGGAGCCACTCAAAAAA ATTCGTCGATGACGTCGACAATATTATTTGAGAGCAGCGAAAATGTTGGTAAAAAGTTCAGATGCGGCCTAGACTCGGAGAACAAGGGACAAATTGTGTTAATAGAAATTAAGTTTTCTATTGGAGAATTGAAAATAAGTGCAG atctTCACCCTATAGATGTGCAATTAGAACCGAAAAGCATAGCCCTGGAGCTTTATTACTACAGAAAACTTAGGGTTATTTACTACGATTTTGAAGTAGGCCAAACCTTAAATGTTGTCTGCAAGAAGCTTTTCGAGAAAAACGTTCCAATCATGAAATTAAAGTTAGAGTATCCAGCTGAAAATATAG atAAACTGTATCCTCAAGAAGCAAGGAACATTTCACATTCATTCGAATTAAATGAAAAGAATGAAGCTACAAAAATCTCTTGTCAATTGAGAGAAATGGCGGGAAACGATGAATCTAAATTAATCAGAGAAATCCGAGTTATTCTTCGGGAGAAACAAATAACCACTACTTCTACTACGACTACCACCACTTCtatgc CGGAAGTGGTATCCTCATCTTCACCCGACCTTCAGCCAATCACAG cgGTTGATCCACCGCTTATATACAAAATTGTTGCTGTGGTTGTAAGCGTGGTTTCAATCATTATTTGCGTTACCACCGCTGTCATAAAGATGAAGAAGAAAAGTCAGGTTCAG GGAGGCCCCCACAACCCTAACTACGAGAATCTACAAAATCCAAGAGACCCTACCATCCCTGCTTATCCACCACAATGGGATAACCAATACGCAGTGCCAGTAGACCGAAGATCTGAAAACACCACATACAGTGTACCTTTTACTGAACCAGCGTATGCCGAAGCCATACCTAAAAGTCAAAGAAATAGAAACGTAACAGACCCAACGTACGCCGTTTTAGACATCAAAAATCAACCTCAAAAGAATGTTTATAAAGAAACTGATGATCCAAATTATTCTGAAGTCTACGCTACTAGGAAAGAACAATGTTATGCTGAAGTGTTACCTAAAGTGCTTAGAGATAAGTTTAAAAAGGATAATAATCCGTATGTGAATGTCGGGAACGAATCTCCTTATGCAAATGCGGGTGAACCTATGTACTGTGAACCTAATGTGTCACGGGATAATGGTACTTATGCTAATGTTAATAATGGACGTTATGCTAATAGCCGACCTAACGAGTATGTAGAACCAACTTATTGTGAGCCCCCAAAGCCTATGGCGAGAGGAAAGAAGAataaacgttaa